The following proteins come from a genomic window of Pelagicoccus albus:
- a CDS encoding NAD(P)/FAD-dependent oxidoreductase, with protein sequence MKPQVAVIGSGIAGMASAYYLRDHFDVHLYESADYVGGHTNTKFVASGKGETPIDTGFMVFNDHTYPNLIKLFDELGVSSYPTSMSFGVRNVNTGLEYCSNGGSGFFAQRARILDPRQWSLYSGIKHFFSQAHRLLESDISPEITIGDFAQEYAISDRAMEDFVLPMAGAVWSTPPDKILDFPAKSMLGFMKNHHMLGIGIQYQWKTVKGGSEQYKRKLLNQLHRPPMVGCGVKSIHQSDTGSTVQLSDGTSKAFSHVIVATHADDALKLLSNPTELQGELLSRFGYNQNHTVLHTDESVMPKSRNAWASWNVSHEKRDGETLASTHYWMNNLQDIEPLGNHFVSVDPHQTIDPDKIVWSTHYTHPRFDTAAIEAQPRLKQLNEEGSLSFCGSYFRNGFHEDALWSALNAVELLLKRKEVRSEIAAV encoded by the coding sequence ATGAAACCGCAAGTTGCAGTCATAGGCAGTGGCATCGCGGGGATGGCGAGCGCCTACTACCTCCGCGATCACTTCGATGTGCATCTATACGAGTCGGCAGACTACGTCGGCGGCCATACGAACACCAAGTTCGTCGCCAGCGGAAAAGGTGAAACGCCGATCGACACAGGCTTCATGGTCTTCAACGACCACACTTACCCCAACCTCATAAAACTCTTCGACGAGCTCGGCGTCAGCTCCTACCCGACTTCCATGTCGTTCGGTGTTCGTAACGTGAATACGGGTTTGGAATACTGCAGCAATGGCGGAAGCGGTTTCTTCGCTCAGCGTGCTCGCATCTTAGATCCCCGACAATGGAGCTTGTATTCGGGTATCAAACACTTCTTCTCACAAGCTCACCGGCTACTCGAGAGTGATATCTCACCTGAAATCACGATTGGCGACTTCGCGCAAGAATACGCGATCTCAGACAGAGCCATGGAAGATTTCGTCCTGCCAATGGCAGGAGCGGTCTGGTCCACGCCTCCAGACAAGATCTTGGATTTTCCGGCTAAGTCCATGCTGGGTTTCATGAAGAATCACCACATGCTTGGCATCGGAATCCAGTACCAGTGGAAGACTGTCAAAGGCGGCAGCGAACAATATAAGCGAAAGCTTCTGAACCAGCTGCACCGACCTCCGATGGTTGGATGCGGGGTCAAAAGCATCCACCAATCTGATACCGGATCGACCGTTCAACTAAGCGACGGGACAAGCAAAGCTTTCTCGCACGTAATCGTCGCCACGCACGCCGACGACGCCTTGAAGCTTCTCTCTAACCCGACAGAGCTGCAAGGCGAGCTACTGTCCCGCTTCGGATACAACCAGAACCACACCGTTCTGCACACTGATGAATCGGTAATGCCAAAGTCGCGCAACGCTTGGGCGTCTTGGAACGTATCCCATGAGAAGAGGGACGGTGAAACGCTAGCCTCGACGCACTACTGGATGAACAATCTCCAAGACATAGAGCCACTGGGGAATCACTTCGTCAGCGTCGATCCGCACCAGACTATCGATCCAGACAAGATCGTCTGGTCCACCCACTACACGCACCCTCGCTTCGACACGGCAGCGATTGAAGCTCAACCGAGACTCAAGCAGCTGAATGAGGAAGGATCACTTAGCTTCTGCGGGAGCTACTTCCGCAATGGCTTTCACGAAGACGCGCTCTGGTCTGCCCTCAACGCTGTTGAGTTACTGCTGAAACGGAAGGAGGTGCGAAGTGAAATCGCGGCTGTATGA
- a CDS encoding DUF1365 family protein: protein MKSRLYDCKVYHSRSKPKKHAFSYRLFMFYIDLDEEQTLEKRFRLVGSRGWAPYQLRVSDHYDAEKPSIKENVIQFLEENGFARNQIGTIGLLTHLRTFGHIFNPVSFYFVKTPEGDPLCSIAEVDNTFNEQKLFLIKERRSDRFQDDQSKLFYVSPFSDLDTVFHFQLQVPNEKLKISINQSDTESRRPYFTSSLSGEQTELSDWKLIAYSLRFPAITLGIVWGIHWHAFLLFLKGLKVRRKASRPELQQDKHIYLKPHNHSIH, encoded by the coding sequence GTGAAATCGCGGCTGTATGATTGCAAAGTATACCATTCTCGCAGCAAGCCCAAGAAGCACGCCTTCTCTTATCGCCTTTTCATGTTCTACATCGATTTGGACGAGGAGCAAACGCTCGAGAAGCGCTTCCGCCTGGTTGGATCCAGAGGTTGGGCTCCCTACCAATTGCGAGTCAGCGACCACTACGATGCGGAAAAGCCAAGCATCAAGGAGAACGTAATCCAGTTCCTCGAAGAAAATGGATTCGCTCGGAACCAGATCGGAACCATCGGGCTCCTCACCCACCTAAGAACATTCGGCCACATTTTTAATCCGGTCTCCTTCTACTTCGTGAAGACTCCCGAAGGCGATCCGCTTTGCTCCATCGCCGAGGTAGACAACACCTTCAACGAACAGAAACTCTTCCTGATAAAAGAGAGACGCTCAGATCGCTTCCAAGATGACCAAAGCAAGCTGTTTTACGTTTCACCGTTCAGCGATCTGGATACAGTATTTCACTTCCAACTCCAAGTTCCCAACGAAAAGCTCAAGATCAGTATCAACCAATCTGATACCGAATCGCGTCGGCCCTATTTTACCAGTTCCCTCAGCGGCGAACAAACCGAATTAAGCGACTGGAAACTCATCGCTTATAGTCTCCGATTTCCGGCTATCACGCTAGGAATCGTCTGGGGCATTCACTGGCACGCATTCCTGCTCTTTCTGAAAGGACTAAAAGTACGTCGAAAAGCGAGCCGGCCTGAACTGCAACAGGACAAACACATCTATCTCAAACCGCACAACCACTCCATCCACTGA
- a CDS encoding non-ribosomal peptide synthetase translates to MDKSHTSDRIADLTPSQREALLVILKKKHPIGPHRLTAFVTQKNSSDHPSSKELQKILSSHLPQYMVPKDYHVLEKLPLTSNGKVDRKALAESAKKDPRTKTVVDTKSSQESNPLKSIWEKAFGKKIEDDDDFFELGGDSIMAMQIVSHARSAGIELRVTDLFRHSRFNSLSETLNLSSAQQEKAEQPTAIVSIFRDVLGVPDFQADDDFFEAGGDSITAISLISKLRERGFSFSVSSLFKHPSPNKLKASISAGNQAQVAIPVGIEATLSNSETSHLPLTPIQEWFLDQDLDSPDHWNQSVLLKIDKQRTEETIRNAVQSLLARHASLRLALCEDKKHQSIRTYSVTNDIVETVDARGLEKNVLDKLIQTTADKLHPQLSLSEGPLLRGAIFQTDRETLLLLAVHHWSVDAVSWTRLLSDLESQLSNPSTPSELNAVGDSELKEVLSNIPNRANRALAAEAEFWTRQDYAKCPKLHSGISLKNREADTASLSFRLGKRETKAVQNFASKHYSSVQSALLAAVSKSLVGFIGSPNVLIGVEGHGRDLEDPNTSSVVSWMTSYFPLVLDLSHSEGIQDCLNDVQFQLDRIPAKGENFGLIRTRLNTREGGSRIPEPEITFNYLGRQSETKGNGTLEIVGQNIGENRDPQNRRTAQFEINAAIRDDELEVNWSFNPMLHPNKSMDALLVEVRSHFLSLSSMGEYRESGEELRYEISDIQQSLLLHRLGNPRDDQGELNLSGEFVGSPNSLDLEQAWKTVFSTHPALRSRLSETKGQRPVQIIGPTSQAEITPLDLTDLEQSDQQQELSRTKEDFFSQSLDLEHGPTQRLLLVNTAKDRHHFFWKCHHLFIDGWSSSIILQEVLRLANGAEISKTEEANEAFSEYQRWISSRSKASASAFWKDYLSNCSPCNIGTTTTAGNRSLQKIDVGAEQLQAIKSTAKEFRSTPSAILTAAWALTLSALSNSSSVVFGYTISGRDIEISNPQAVVANLASTVPIRIDVDPRENLQFWVQSVLKNQEMVSRFAYLSSARILGSLENVSLNLFDTTLTIANYPWVEESGKVRLENFKGDSTSLSPLSLSIELADILKLNFDFDTGAFSKSEVEHIRLTFQEAVDKLITLRRRSVSLYLPQVSSEFLSETQPGTSATPASKSIKNPPAIGSSGKADSLNPTARVASIFESILDVRSCHGTDDFFELGGTSLQAVRLFRKIEDEFGKRLAPSVLFTNSTVTAIASLLGADAPQLPSLKNLVTIRKGGDSVPLFLIHAGGLQVLFYRELANKLDANRTIYGLQSIGRDGSEPPCKSIQEIATRHLSEVEAVYSNGPYILVGHCFGAAVAIEMAKQLEAKGKQVPLIVSIDGESPHLIGDEVNEEDNIPRYQNSFENYPRLLRAPRRMVRNARRLIRRLRESSRRYLSDSYRQNAELTELMESSVKIAFRNHRTSPYRGPVLAFRCNDSDIYANHGKADWQRVAPNSEMIQVECKHAEILKAPHAAILADSINEKLKSF, encoded by the coding sequence ATGGATAAATCGCATACATCAGATCGGATCGCTGATCTTACGCCGAGCCAAAGAGAGGCTTTGCTGGTAATTCTGAAAAAGAAGCACCCGATAGGCCCTCACCGTCTCACCGCCTTCGTAACTCAAAAGAACAGCTCCGACCATCCCTCGAGCAAGGAGCTCCAGAAAATCCTATCGAGTCACCTTCCTCAATACATGGTACCCAAAGACTACCATGTTCTCGAAAAGCTCCCGCTCACATCCAACGGCAAGGTCGACAGGAAAGCGCTAGCCGAGTCGGCCAAAAAAGATCCTCGGACAAAAACAGTCGTCGATACCAAAAGCTCGCAAGAATCTAATCCGCTGAAATCGATCTGGGAAAAAGCCTTTGGCAAGAAAATCGAAGATGACGACGATTTCTTCGAGCTCGGTGGAGATTCCATCATGGCGATGCAAATCGTTTCCCATGCGAGGTCTGCAGGAATCGAGCTTCGGGTTACCGATCTGTTTCGTCATTCACGCTTCAACAGCCTAAGCGAAACGCTCAACCTTTCGTCGGCCCAACAGGAAAAAGCTGAGCAGCCCACGGCTATTGTATCCATTTTTCGTGACGTTCTAGGAGTTCCCGACTTTCAAGCGGATGACGATTTCTTCGAAGCCGGAGGAGATTCGATTACGGCAATCAGCCTCATTTCAAAACTGAGGGAAAGAGGTTTTTCATTCTCAGTGTCCAGCCTCTTCAAACATCCCTCTCCCAACAAACTGAAAGCTTCCATTTCCGCTGGGAACCAAGCCCAAGTCGCAATTCCAGTCGGCATCGAAGCCACTCTATCGAACTCCGAAACCTCTCACCTTCCACTCACACCCATCCAAGAGTGGTTTCTCGATCAAGATCTAGACTCCCCCGACCACTGGAACCAATCGGTTCTCCTGAAGATTGATAAGCAACGCACAGAGGAAACTATCCGCAATGCAGTACAGAGTCTGCTTGCGCGTCATGCATCACTTCGACTCGCCTTGTGCGAAGACAAAAAGCACCAGAGCATCAGAACTTACTCAGTTACCAACGACATCGTCGAAACTGTAGACGCCAGAGGCCTCGAAAAAAACGTACTTGATAAACTGATACAGACAACCGCGGACAAACTACACCCGCAGTTGAGTTTATCCGAGGGTCCTCTGCTGAGAGGTGCCATTTTTCAAACGGATCGCGAGACACTACTTCTTCTTGCAGTGCATCACTGGTCGGTGGATGCGGTTTCGTGGACGAGACTCCTTTCGGACTTAGAGAGTCAACTATCCAATCCAAGCACACCCTCCGAGCTCAACGCGGTTGGTGACTCTGAACTGAAAGAAGTTTTGTCCAACATCCCGAACCGAGCAAACAGAGCCTTGGCGGCCGAGGCTGAATTTTGGACAAGGCAGGACTATGCTAAATGCCCAAAACTCCACAGCGGAATTTCGCTCAAAAACCGAGAAGCAGACACCGCTAGCTTGAGTTTTCGACTAGGAAAAAGGGAAACCAAAGCAGTTCAAAACTTCGCATCGAAACACTACAGCAGCGTTCAATCCGCTCTTCTAGCTGCTGTATCCAAATCTCTAGTTGGTTTCATAGGTTCACCCAATGTCCTGATCGGAGTGGAAGGCCATGGACGTGACTTGGAAGATCCCAATACCAGCAGCGTCGTTTCTTGGATGACCAGCTATTTCCCGCTAGTTTTGGATCTGAGTCACTCAGAGGGTATTCAGGATTGCTTGAACGACGTACAATTCCAGCTGGATCGCATACCAGCAAAGGGTGAGAATTTCGGCCTCATCAGAACTCGGCTCAACACACGAGAGGGAGGGTCTAGGATTCCAGAGCCCGAGATCACGTTTAACTACTTGGGAAGACAGAGTGAAACTAAAGGAAACGGCACTCTGGAAATAGTTGGCCAAAACATCGGAGAAAACCGCGACCCGCAGAACCGACGCACCGCTCAATTCGAGATCAATGCTGCGATTCGGGATGACGAATTGGAGGTCAACTGGTCCTTCAACCCGATGCTTCACCCGAACAAGAGCATGGACGCCTTGCTGGTGGAGGTACGAAGTCATTTTCTGAGTCTGTCTTCGATGGGTGAATACAGAGAATCAGGCGAGGAACTTAGGTACGAAATTTCAGACATTCAACAAAGCTTGCTCTTACATCGCCTCGGCAACCCAAGAGACGACCAAGGAGAACTGAACCTATCCGGCGAATTTGTCGGCAGTCCAAATTCACTTGATCTCGAACAAGCTTGGAAAACGGTCTTTAGCACCCATCCCGCCCTCCGCTCCAGGCTCTCGGAAACGAAGGGACAGAGACCGGTTCAAATCATCGGTCCTACCTCTCAAGCCGAGATAACCCCCCTCGACCTAACTGATCTAGAGCAGTCAGACCAACAGCAAGAGCTTTCCAGAACGAAAGAAGATTTCTTCAGTCAAAGCCTCGATTTGGAGCACGGTCCGACCCAACGCTTGCTACTCGTCAATACGGCCAAAGACCGCCACCATTTCTTTTGGAAATGCCACCACCTATTTATAGATGGCTGGTCTAGCTCTATCATCTTGCAGGAAGTGCTTCGCTTGGCCAATGGAGCGGAAATATCGAAAACGGAGGAAGCGAACGAGGCCTTCTCAGAATACCAACGCTGGATTTCGTCTCGATCCAAGGCCAGCGCTTCGGCTTTTTGGAAAGACTATCTTTCAAATTGCTCTCCTTGTAATATCGGGACCACTACAACTGCAGGAAATCGAAGTCTCCAAAAAATCGACGTCGGGGCAGAGCAGCTACAAGCCATAAAATCTACTGCCAAGGAATTTCGTTCAACACCGAGTGCCATCCTGACCGCTGCCTGGGCACTCACCCTCTCGGCACTCAGCAATTCCTCATCAGTGGTATTCGGTTACACAATCTCAGGACGCGACATCGAGATCTCAAACCCGCAGGCAGTCGTCGCCAATCTAGCTAGCACCGTACCGATTCGGATCGATGTCGATCCTCGGGAGAACCTGCAATTTTGGGTTCAATCGGTTCTGAAGAATCAAGAAATGGTATCTCGATTTGCTTACCTTTCTTCCGCTCGCATCCTCGGTTCTTTAGAAAATGTCTCCCTCAACCTATTCGACACAACCCTCACCATTGCCAACTACCCATGGGTTGAGGAATCCGGCAAGGTTCGACTCGAAAACTTCAAGGGCGACTCCACATCTCTATCCCCTCTCTCACTTTCGATTGAGCTAGCAGACATTCTAAAGCTAAACTTCGACTTTGATACAGGAGCATTTTCGAAATCCGAAGTAGAGCATATACGCTTAACATTCCAGGAAGCCGTCGATAAACTGATTACTTTGAGACGACGTAGCGTGTCCCTCTATTTGCCGCAGGTATCTTCGGAATTTCTTTCTGAAACCCAACCTGGGACCTCTGCAACACCCGCCTCGAAAAGTATCAAAAATCCCCCTGCAATTGGTTCATCGGGAAAAGCAGATTCCCTTAACCCAACGGCCCGGGTGGCGAGTATCTTCGAATCGATACTGGATGTCCGCTCCTGCCATGGAACCGACGATTTCTTTGAGTTGGGCGGAACTTCTCTACAAGCAGTCAGGCTCTTTCGAAAAATTGAGGATGAATTCGGAAAACGACTTGCTCCGTCTGTGCTATTCACAAATTCAACCGTTACAGCGATCGCAAGCTTACTCGGAGCAGACGCACCACAATTGCCTTCCCTTAAGAATCTGGTGACGATCAGAAAAGGCGGAGACTCGGTGCCGCTCTTTCTCATTCACGCAGGTGGCTTGCAAGTCCTCTTCTACAGGGAACTGGCAAACAAACTAGACGCAAACCGTACTATTTACGGACTACAGTCAATCGGTCGAGACGGGTCAGAGCCACCCTGCAAGAGTATCCAAGAGATTGCGACAAGACACCTATCGGAAGTGGAAGCAGTCTATAGCAACGGCCCATACATTCTAGTCGGCCACTGTTTTGGGGCTGCCGTAGCAATCGAGATGGCGAAACAGCTGGAGGCAAAAGGGAAACAAGTACCACTCATCGTTTCCATTGATGGGGAATCCCCTCACCTAATTGGCGATGAAGTGAACGAGGAGGACAACATTCCCCGATACCAGAACTCATTCGAGAATTATCCCAGATTGCTGAGAGCTCCGCGGCGAATGGTCCGTAACGCCAGAAGGCTAATCAGACGCTTACGAGAATCAAGCAGGCGATACCTGAGCGATTCCTATAGGCAGAATGCAGAGCTGACAGAGTTGATGGAAAGTTCCGTAAAGATCGCCTTTAGAAACCATCGCACCAGTCCTTACCGCGGCCCGGTTCTCGCATTTCGCTGCAACGATTCTGACATTTACGCAAATCATGGTAAAGCGGATTGGCAGCGAGTAGCTCCAAACAGCGAAATGATTCAAGTGGAATGCAAGCACGCTGAAATACTAAAGGCTCCGCATGCGGCGATCCTTGCCGATTCCATCAATGAGAAACTGAAAAGCTTCTAA
- the carA gene encoding glutamine-hydrolyzing carbamoyl-phosphate synthase small subunit: MNDSQTGVLALEDGSVFRGVAFGAKKTVVGEAVFNTSMTGYQEILTDPSYYGQIITMTAPMIGNYGVNEEDIEADKPMCTGFVVRELSPIASNWRSTATLPEYLEKHGIPGLEGIDTRALTKKLRVSGAMKCCISTEDISDEEAVQRAKDWEGIVGADYVKEVTCAATYVYGPKEAGWPYNPTRSTIRKPAREREIFKIAALDLGAKKSIFRELAFHGFEVHVFPATSTVEEIKAINPDGVFLSNGPGDPEPVTYVHETVRGLMNDYPVFGICLGHQIITHAIGAKTYKLKFGHRGGNQPVKNFETDFVAITAHNHGFATSEEGLAECGAEITEVNLNDNTIAGIKLKDKPVFSVQYHPEAGPGPSDANPNFEKFYQLVAQSKKA; the protein is encoded by the coding sequence ATGAACGACAGCCAGACAGGAGTACTAGCACTAGAAGACGGATCTGTTTTCCGAGGCGTAGCCTTCGGAGCGAAAAAGACGGTGGTTGGCGAAGCTGTTTTTAATACGAGCATGACCGGTTATCAGGAAATCCTGACCGACCCCTCCTATTACGGACAGATAATCACCATGACTGCGCCGATGATCGGCAACTATGGAGTCAACGAGGAAGACATCGAAGCCGACAAGCCTATGTGCACCGGATTCGTGGTACGCGAGCTAAGCCCTATCGCCAGCAACTGGCGTAGCACCGCCACGCTGCCAGAGTACTTGGAAAAGCACGGCATCCCAGGCCTCGAAGGCATCGATACTCGCGCCTTGACCAAGAAGCTACGTGTCTCGGGAGCGATGAAATGCTGCATCAGTACCGAGGATATCTCCGACGAGGAAGCCGTCCAGCGTGCTAAGGACTGGGAAGGCATCGTGGGAGCCGACTACGTGAAAGAGGTCACTTGTGCCGCGACCTACGTCTACGGCCCCAAAGAAGCTGGTTGGCCTTACAACCCGACTCGTTCCACAATCAGAAAGCCAGCCCGCGAACGTGAAATTTTCAAAATCGCCGCTCTCGACCTGGGAGCCAAGAAGTCGATTTTCCGCGAATTGGCCTTCCACGGATTCGAAGTCCACGTTTTCCCTGCCACTTCCACAGTAGAGGAAATTAAAGCCATCAACCCAGACGGAGTCTTCCTTTCCAATGGCCCCGGCGATCCAGAGCCCGTTACCTACGTGCACGAGACGGTTCGCGGCTTGATGAACGACTATCCAGTTTTCGGCATTTGTCTCGGACATCAGATCATCACTCACGCCATCGGAGCGAAGACCTACAAGCTCAAGTTTGGTCATCGCGGCGGCAACCAACCGGTCAAGAACTTCGAAACTGACTTCGTAGCCATCACCGCTCACAACCACGGATTCGCCACCTCAGAAGAAGGTCTGGCCGAGTGCGGTGCGGAAATCACCGAGGTCAACTTGAACGACAACACCATCGCTGGAATCAAGCTAAAGGATAAGCCGGTCTTCTCCGTGCAATACCATCCGGAAGCGGGCCCTGGCCCAAGCGACGCTAACCCGAACTTCGAAAAGTTCTACCAGCTGGTCGCTCAGTCTAAAAAGGCCTAG
- a CDS encoding MerR family transcriptional regulator, producing MEQNKTDLAQEEGQFEVGAVARMVGLSPNTLRTWERRRFIKAAHRTASGRRRYTQSQVEQIALLRKLTEAGDSIGSIAEMPIEGLRKRVLEFQTRSTEHSANQTKLVRILAVGPKALLWTSILPESFQASSEARETPDIVICELGSDINSCRQDLAVIRHEHPNVPLAVIYDYAPRGAISELSKKGIFLINAPCSAELMAHYIHAAIAGSSHQSAANAQRSDKSPDRLFSEEQLALIARSNPSIKCECPHHISALVASLVSFEKYCQHCEIESPEDAELHTHLGNEIAKARGIVEKALLYLCTKDNIPYSTEPAS from the coding sequence ATGGAGCAAAACAAAACAGACCTCGCTCAAGAGGAAGGCCAATTTGAAGTAGGAGCAGTTGCTCGCATGGTCGGGCTTTCGCCCAATACCTTGAGAACTTGGGAGAGACGCAGGTTTATTAAAGCGGCTCATAGAACCGCCTCCGGTCGCAGACGCTACACGCAGAGCCAGGTGGAGCAAATCGCTCTGCTGCGAAAGCTAACCGAAGCCGGCGACTCCATCGGCTCCATTGCCGAAATGCCCATCGAAGGACTCCGAAAGCGTGTTCTCGAGTTTCAGACAAGAAGTACAGAACACTCGGCAAACCAAACCAAGCTCGTCCGAATTTTGGCCGTCGGTCCGAAAGCCCTCCTCTGGACTTCGATCCTGCCCGAGAGCTTTCAGGCCTCTAGCGAAGCCAGAGAGACGCCGGATATAGTGATTTGCGAGCTCGGCTCCGACATAAACAGCTGCCGCCAAGACTTGGCCGTCATTCGCCACGAACATCCCAACGTTCCACTCGCAGTCATCTACGACTACGCCCCTCGCGGAGCGATCTCGGAACTCTCCAAGAAAGGGATTTTTTTGATCAATGCTCCCTGCTCTGCAGAGCTCATGGCTCACTACATCCATGCGGCCATCGCTGGCTCGTCGCACCAAAGCGCTGCAAACGCCCAACGGTCAGACAAGTCTCCAGACCGACTTTTCAGCGAGGAACAGCTCGCCTTGATTGCCCGCTCGAATCCAAGCATCAAGTGCGAGTGTCCGCACCATATCTCAGCACTCGTTGCGAGCCTAGTGTCCTTTGAAAAGTACTGCCAGCACTGCGAAATCGAGTCCCCCGAAGACGCGGAGCTACATACGCATCTGGGTAATGAGATAGCCAAGGCGAGAGGGATCGTGGAGAAGGCTCTGCTCTACCTCTGCACCAAAGACAACATTCCATACTCCACGGAGCCTGCGTCATGA
- a CDS encoding KamA family radical SAM protein: protein MPYTEDRTHWQSGQGLWEHVPESDWNNWTWQLKNRITSLEQLEKYMELTPEERAGCEHANTKLAMAITPYFFNLIDRDDPNCPIRKQVIPREGEMTVGAEEMLDPVGEDGHSPVPGLVHRYPDRVLFLVTDRCAAYCRYCTRSRLVSNAQDYNFHPEFEAGLKYIEEHPEVRDVLLSGGDPLLMSDKKIDYLLGRLRAIEHVEFIRIGSRIPVFLPQRITPELCEIFKKHGPIWMSIHTNHPRECTQTLKDACERLSFAGVPLGNQSVLLKDVNDDADIMKALVHRLVRMRVRPYYIYQCDLITGSAHLRANVCKGIEIMKQLRGHTTGYSVPQFVIDAPGGGGKVPINPQYITKIDDEAIHFKNFEGKLYRYPLNTYGPLDSDDDDDCKCDAEEIMF, encoded by the coding sequence ATGCCATACACCGAAGACCGAACACACTGGCAATCAGGGCAAGGCCTCTGGGAACATGTCCCCGAATCCGACTGGAACAACTGGACTTGGCAGCTCAAAAATCGCATCACTTCCCTCGAGCAACTCGAGAAGTACATGGAACTCACCCCTGAAGAACGAGCGGGTTGTGAGCATGCCAATACGAAGCTGGCCATGGCGATTACGCCGTACTTTTTCAACCTGATCGACCGTGACGATCCGAATTGCCCGATCCGCAAACAGGTCATTCCACGTGAAGGGGAGATGACAGTCGGAGCGGAGGAGATGCTTGATCCGGTAGGAGAAGACGGGCACTCGCCAGTCCCGGGCCTCGTGCACCGCTATCCGGACCGCGTGCTGTTTTTGGTTACTGACCGCTGCGCTGCCTATTGCCGCTACTGCACGCGCTCGCGTCTTGTTAGCAACGCGCAGGATTACAATTTCCATCCGGAGTTCGAAGCTGGGCTGAAGTACATTGAAGAGCATCCCGAGGTGCGTGACGTGTTGCTCAGCGGCGGAGACCCATTGCTGATGTCGGACAAGAAGATTGATTACTTGCTTGGTCGTCTTCGGGCTATCGAGCACGTGGAATTTATTCGAATAGGATCCCGCATCCCGGTCTTTTTGCCTCAGCGTATCACGCCGGAGCTCTGCGAGATCTTCAAAAAGCATGGCCCGATTTGGATGAGTATACACACCAACCATCCAAGAGAGTGCACTCAAACTCTGAAGGACGCTTGCGAACGACTTTCCTTCGCAGGAGTTCCACTCGGCAATCAATCGGTCTTGCTCAAGGACGTAAATGACGACGCGGACATAATGAAGGCTCTTGTGCACCGTCTGGTGCGCATGCGGGTGCGGCCTTACTACATCTACCAATGCGATCTAATCACCGGTAGCGCTCACCTTCGGGCCAACGTTTGCAAGGGGATCGAGATCATGAAACAGCTCCGCGGCCACACTACGGGCTATTCAGTGCCGCAATTCGTAATCGATGCTCCGGGGGGAGGAGGCAAAGTGCCGATCAATCCTCAGTACATCACTAAGATCGATGACGAGGCGATCCACTTTAAGAATTTCGAAGGCAAACTCTACAGGTATCCGCTTAACACCTACGGTCCACTCGACTCAGATGATGACGACGACTGCAAGTGCGACGCGGAAGAGATAATGTTCTAG